A region from the Hyalangium gracile genome encodes:
- a CDS encoding extracellular catalytic domain type 1 short-chain-length polyhydroxyalkanoate depolymerase encodes MRKTRPGSLVCGLLALAVLGCEGLAPIEPPPEEGLEPVQLQSALTAVTGFGTNPGNLKMWKYVPAGAPANAPLVVAMHGCTQTASGYTSTGWNALADLLKFHVVYPEQVSGNNQNACFNWFEPGDISRGQGEALSIKQMVDKMKADHSIDSSRVFVTGLSAGAAMTYVMAATYPDVFSGAAVMAGIPYKCATSMTDAFSCMSPGSDKTATQWRDLVRNAYSGYTGPYPRISIWHGTSDYTVKNTNMAEAVEQWTAVHGIDATEDVSETVAGYPHKVYRDTAGRALVETYALTGMGHGTAVDPAFRFPGSSVACGTAGAYVLDTDICSTWYAAKWFGLDNSDSAAPSVSLSAPANGASVSGTVQVTANASDNVGVSKVEFFIDNTLVGTDTASPYAYTWNSAAATNGTHVLLAKAHDAAGNTASSASVSVTVTGGISDTTPPTVSLTFPTAGSTVAGAVDITATASDDTGVTKVEFLVDGAVVGQGVSARQAGPYAFTWNTTAYATGSHSLQARASDAAGNTALSATVSVTVDQGSVRFTERFSNNGPDNAGWSLTEWALDASDQTGTTGSRSILGSATPSFGTATRTASVSLTLPSNARLGFWRKVELYGANTMATASFRVIVNDGTDHVVDSVTKSGLGSLTESTWTQRADIDLSPYANRTVTLKFVVTATDTGSNTSRAKAWVDSITVGPPSASADTTPPTVNVTAPASGATVSGTVDVQASASDAAGVSRVEFYVDGALADTDTAAPFVFTWNTAGVANGSHSLMAKAYDAANNIGTDNDTSVTVSNTSGGTTTTVSFTSIAAEDGYVKANADGSSPAVGTFSTPAVGKGSDARHNRAFFSFDTSSLPDTATLVRASLKVTFSSGMGDPWADPSGNTLNIDLKSGTFGAATTETTDFTAAATSSGVANLIKFTTGAQSSTDFNAAGLAAINKTGRTQARLLFAQNPGGTSYLFLTEGSGAVLTVEYR; translated from the coding sequence ATGCGGAAGACGCGTCCTGGAAGTCTCGTCTGTGGACTCCTCGCCCTGGCTGTTCTCGGGTGCGAGGGCCTGGCTCCCATCGAGCCGCCGCCGGAGGAAGGGCTCGAGCCGGTGCAGCTCCAGAGCGCGCTCACGGCGGTGACGGGCTTTGGAACCAACCCCGGCAACCTGAAGATGTGGAAGTACGTGCCGGCCGGCGCCCCCGCGAACGCGCCGCTGGTGGTGGCCATGCACGGCTGCACCCAGACGGCGAGCGGCTACACGTCCACCGGGTGGAACGCGCTGGCGGATCTGCTCAAGTTCCACGTCGTCTACCCGGAGCAGGTGAGCGGCAACAACCAGAACGCCTGCTTCAACTGGTTCGAGCCCGGAGACATCTCCCGGGGCCAGGGCGAGGCGCTCTCCATCAAGCAGATGGTGGACAAGATGAAGGCGGACCACTCCATCGACTCCAGCCGCGTGTTCGTCACCGGCCTGTCGGCGGGCGCCGCGATGACGTACGTGATGGCCGCCACCTACCCGGACGTCTTCTCCGGCGCGGCGGTGATGGCGGGCATCCCCTACAAGTGCGCCACCTCGATGACGGACGCCTTCTCGTGCATGAGCCCGGGCTCGGACAAGACGGCCACGCAGTGGAGGGACCTGGTGCGCAACGCCTACTCCGGCTACACCGGCCCCTACCCGCGCATCTCCATCTGGCACGGCACCTCCGACTACACCGTGAAGAACACCAACATGGCGGAGGCGGTGGAGCAGTGGACCGCCGTGCACGGCATCGACGCGACGGAGGACGTCAGCGAGACCGTGGCCGGCTACCCGCACAAGGTCTACAGGGACACGGCGGGCAGGGCCCTGGTGGAGACGTACGCGCTGACGGGCATGGGGCACGGCACGGCCGTGGACCCCGCCTTCCGGTTCCCCGGCTCCAGCGTGGCGTGCGGCACGGCGGGCGCGTACGTGCTCGACACGGACATCTGCTCCACCTGGTACGCGGCGAAGTGGTTCGGGCTCGACAACTCCGACTCGGCCGCGCCCTCCGTGAGCCTCTCGGCGCCCGCCAACGGCGCCTCCGTGAGCGGCACCGTGCAGGTGACGGCCAACGCCTCGGACAACGTGGGCGTCTCCAAGGTGGAGTTCTTCATCGACAACACCCTGGTGGGCACCGACACGGCCTCGCCCTATGCGTACACGTGGAACAGCGCCGCGGCGACCAACGGCACCCACGTGCTGCTGGCCAAGGCCCATGACGCCGCGGGCAACACGGCCTCGTCCGCCTCCGTCTCCGTCACCGTCACCGGCGGCATCTCCGACACCACGCCCCCCACCGTGAGCCTCACCTTCCCCACCGCCGGCTCCACCGTGGCCGGCGCCGTGGACATCACCGCCACCGCGTCGGATGACACCGGCGTGACGAAGGTGGAGTTCCTCGTCGACGGCGCCGTGGTGGGCCAGGGCGTGTCCGCGCGGCAGGCCGGCCCCTACGCCTTCACCTGGAACACCACCGCGTACGCCACGGGCAGCCACTCGCTGCAGGCCCGCGCCTCGGACGCCGCGGGCAACACCGCCCTGTCCGCTACCGTCTCCGTGACGGTGGATCAGGGCTCGGTGCGCTTCACCGAGCGCTTCTCCAACAACGGCCCGGACAACGCGGGCTGGAGCCTCACCGAGTGGGCGCTGGACGCCAGCGACCAGACGGGCACCACCGGCAGCAGGTCCATCCTCGGCTCGGCCACTCCCTCCTTCGGCACCGCCACCCGGACGGCGAGCGTCAGCCTGACGCTGCCCTCCAACGCGCGGCTGGGCTTCTGGCGCAAGGTGGAGCTGTATGGCGCCAACACCATGGCCACCGCCTCCTTCCGCGTCATCGTCAATGACGGGACCGACCATGTGGTGGACTCGGTGACGAAGAGCGGCCTGGGCTCGCTCACGGAGTCCACGTGGACGCAGCGCGCGGACATCGACCTGTCCCCGTACGCCAACCGCACGGTGACGCTGAAGTTCGTCGTCACCGCGACGGACACCGGCTCCAACACCAGCCGCGCCAAGGCGTGGGTGGACAGCATCACCGTGGGCCCGCCGAGCGCCTCCGCGGACACCACGCCTCCCACGGTGAACGTGACGGCCCCCGCCTCGGGCGCCACCGTGAGCGGCACCGTCGACGTGCAGGCGAGCGCCTCGGACGCCGCGGGCGTGAGCCGCGTCGAGTTCTACGTGGACGGCGCGCTGGCCGACACGGACACCGCCGCCCCCTTCGTCTTCACCTGGAACACGGCGGGCGTGGCCAACGGCAGCCACTCGCTCATGGCCAAGGCCTACGACGCGGCGAACAACATCGGCACCGACAACGACACCTCGGTGACGGTGAGCAACACCAGCGGCGGGACGACGACGACCGTCTCCTTCACCAGCATCGCGGCGGAGGACGGCTACGTGAAGGCCAACGCGGACGGCTCGTCCCCGGCGGTGGGCACCTTCAGCACGCCGGCCGTCGGCAAGGGCTCGGACGCCAGGCACAACCGGGCGTTCTTCTCCTTCGACACCTCCTCGCTGCCCGACACCGCCACGCTCGTGCGCGCCTCGCTCAAGGTGACGTTCTCCTCCGGCATGGGGGACCCGTGGGCGGACCCCTCGGGCAACACCCTCAACATCGACTTGAAGAGCGGGACGTTCGGCGCCGCCACCACCGAGACGACGGACTTCACCGCCGCCGCCACCTCCTCCGGAGTGGCCAACCTCATCAAGTTCACCACCGGCGCCCAGAGCTCCACCGACTTCAACGCCGCCGGCCTGGCCGCCATCAACAAGACGGGCAGGACGCAGGCGCGCCTGCTCTTCGCGCAGAACCCCGGCGGCACCTCGTACCTCTTCCTCACCGAGGGCAGCGGCGCCGTGCTGACGGTGGAGTACCGCTAG